In Amaranthus tricolor cultivar Red isolate AtriRed21 chromosome 5, ASM2621246v1, whole genome shotgun sequence, a genomic segment contains:
- the LOC130813282 gene encoding uncharacterized protein LOC130813282 gives MSKKGGVGLQKDAPWRASQGKPIPKIHRSPLLRVPQNPFSDYALSVMRDPNPVGNGLAVDAVLEAAGPDCIVPGQVTPVKLLGLKVWPIEVDLKFMEPVGRELKNIGKFMDSAVDLMNKSFIDR, from the exons ATGTCTAAGAAAGGAGGAGTTGGGCTTCAAAAGGATGCGCCTTGGAGGGCTTCTCAGGGAAAACCCATCCCCAAAATTCACCGTTCTCCTCTGCTTCGTGTTCCTCAGAACCCCTTTTCGGATTATGCTCTTTCTGTCATGAGG GATCCAAACCCAGTGGGAAATGGGTTAGCGGTGGATGCTGTGTTAGAAGCAGCAGGACCAGATTGCATTGTTCCTGGTCAGGTTACCCCTGTCAAATTACTTGGTTTGAAG GTGTGGCCTATAGAAGTTGACTTGAAGTTTATGGAGCCTGTTGGACGGGAGCTCAAAAATATTGGAAAG TTCATGGATTCAGCCGTGGATTTGATGAACAAGTCCTTCATTGACCGTTGA